A genomic region of Antennarius striatus isolate MH-2024 chromosome 2, ASM4005453v1, whole genome shotgun sequence contains the following coding sequences:
- the grip2b gene encoding glutamate receptor-interacting protein 2 isoform X3, giving the protein MLCGLRRDTKNSIDEGPYSKGNKEPGTTDQSHSSQRRSFSAEEHRGVTTVDLMKREGSNLGLTISGGSDKDGKPRVSNLRPGGLAARSDQLNVGDYIKSVNGINLSKLRHDEIISLLKNIGERVVLEVEYELPPFVQNPSGVITKTIEVCLLKEGNSFGFVMRGGFHEDWRRSRPLMVTYIRPGGPADREGTLRAGDRLLSIDGMPLNKEKHADALTTLMQSGQEALFLIEYDVSVMEAVQQASGPLLVEIVKSPSSSLGISLTTTVYRSKQVIIIDKIKPASVVERCGALHVGDILLSIDGTSTEHCSLMEATQLLASTTDTVKLEILPASQSRYPVRLHDTVKVQKSNHHWDQSSSYCQPPHASHSKTWSSPSHPHNQHDYCKSTSGFSSQGSNTLPCPGPPIAPSSPRCSTGKRRTRKKDHKSSLSLASSSVGPGGQVFHVETSEVVLRGDPLTGFGVQLQGGVFATETLSAPPVIRFIEPDSPAERCGLLQVGDRLLSINGIPTEDGTLEEAHQLLRDSALSNKVTVEIEFDVAESVVPSSGTFHVKLPKRRGVELGITISASKKPGQPLVISDIRKGSIAHRTGTLEPGDRLLAIDSVRLENCTMEDAMHVLQQAEDMVKLRIQKDEDNIDELEMSGSIIYTVELKRYNGPLGITISGTEEPFDPIVISGLTKKGLAERTGAIHIGDRVLAINGVSLKGKPLSEAIHLLQMAGESVTLKIKKQADQSDGQQPADREAGFLSDTEDELTDFHKTSKHSEVYSTTVPSVDSAMSSWDSSAFDAGYSSQGAYLHKASDILINPNDWRRAKPRSESSSSAGGLIHHTTLYDGRFTEDEWDKIPGFISPPRCNGTLNQEDSFWSQALQDLETCGQAEILRELEASMTGSALSLYLEETKTNEDSMFESEISPIKSEGIHGNAKTKSNLNVLAEARHIPSCGKGDLSDVFSPTTLELHKVTIKKDLESRDFGFSVSDGLLEKGVYVNMIRPDGPADHAGLKPFDRILQVNRVRTRDLDCCLTVPLIIEAGDALDLVISRNPLAALDPGLPADRDDPSNSQFCFPERRTNSIAL; this is encoded by the exons ATGCTGTGTGGTCTGAGGAGAGACACCAAGAACAGCATTG ATGAAGGACCGTACTCAAAAGGGAACAAGGAGCCTGGGACAACTGACCAATCACATTCATCCCAGAGGCGCAGCTTCTCAG CAGAGGAGCACCGAGGAGTGACCACGGTTGACCTGATGAAAAGAGAAGGCAGCAACCTCGGCCTCACCATCTCCGGAGGGTCCGACAAGGACGGCAAGCCCAGGGTGTCAAACCTGCGGCCAGGTGGGCTAGCTGCCAG AAGTGACCAGCTGAATGTGGGAGACTACATCAAGTCAGTGAACGGCATCAATTTGTCAAAGCTTCGTCATGATGAGATCATCAGCCTGCTGAAGAACATCGGGGAGCGCGTGGTGCTGGAAGTGGAGTACGAGCTGCCTCCGTTCG TCCAGAATCCTTCAGGAGTCATAACCAAAACCATAGAGGTGTGTTTGCTCAAGGAGGGGAACAGCTTTGGGTTCGTCATGAGAG GAGGCTTCCACGAGGACTGGCGCAGGTCGCGACCCCTGATGGTCACGTACATCCGACCTGGAGGACCTGCTGACAG GGAGGGCACTTTGAGGGCCGGGGACCGGCTGTTGAGCATCGATGGGATGCCTCTAAACAAAGAGAAGCACGCCGATGCTTTGACCACGCTGATGCAGAGCGGCCAGGAAGCACTGTTCCTGATTGAGTATGACGTTTCCGTCATGG AGGCAGTGCAGCAAGCCTCAGgccctctgctggtggagaTCGTGAAGAGTCCGTCCTCCAGCCTGGGGATCAGCCTCACCACCACCGTGTACCGGAGCAAACAGGTCATCATCATCGACAAGATCAAACCGGCCAGCGTGGTGGAGAG GTGTGGGGCTCTGCACGTGGGGGACATCCTTCTGTCCATAGACGGGACCAGCACAGAGCACTGCTCGCTGATGGAGGCCACGCAGCTGCTGGCCAGCACCACAGACACAGTCAAACTGGAGATTCTCCCGGCCAGTCAGAGCAGATATCCTGTCAGGCTGCACGACACAG TAAAAGTACAGAAGAGCAACCATCACTGGGACCAGAGCAGCAGCTACTGCCAGCCCCCACATGCCAGCCACAGCAAGACGTGGAGCAGCCCCAGCCACCCACACAACCAGCACGACTACTGCAAGT CCACCTCAGGTTTCAGCAGCCAGGGGAGCAACACGCTGCCCTGCCCCGGCCCCCCCATCGCTCCCAGCAGCCCCCGCTGCTCCACTGGCAAGAGGAGGACCAGGAAGAAGGACCACAAGAGCTCAC TGTCTCTGGCGTCCAGCTCTGTCGGCCCTGGGGGGCAGGTTTTTCATGTGGAAACAAGCGAGGTCGTCCTGAGGGGGGATCCGCTCACAGGTTTTGGGGTCCAGCTGCAGGGGGGGGTCTTTGCCACGGAAACGCTGTCCGCTCCGCCGGTCATCCGCTTCATCGAGCCCGACAGCCCCGCTGAGAG GTGTGGGCTGCTGCAGGTTGGAGACAGACTTTTGTCCATCAATGGGATCCCGACTGAAGATGGAACTTTGGAGGAAGCCCATCAGCTGCTCCGAGACTCCGCTCTCTCCAATAAAGTCACTGTGGAGATTGAGTTTGATGTTGCAG AGTCCGTGGTTCCCAGCAGTGGAACCTTCCACGTTAAACTACCTAAGAGAAGAGGAGTGGAGCTGGGCATCACCATCAGTG CAAGTAAGAAACCTGGCCAGCCCCTTGTCATCTCTGACATCAGGAAAGGAAGCATAGCACATAG AACAGGCACTCTGGAGCCCGGAGACAGGCTGCTGGCCATCGACAGCGTACGTCTGGAAAACTGCACCATGGAGGACGCCATGCACGTCCTGCAGCAGGCCGAAGACATGGTCAAACTCAGAATCCAGAAAGATGAGGACAACATTG ATGAGTTGGAGATGTCGGGCTCCATAATTTATACCGTGGAGCTGAAGAGGTATAATGGGCCTTTAGGAATCACCATCTCTGGCACAGAGGAGCCCTTTGACCCCATTGTCATATCAGGCCTCACCAAAAAGGGCCTCGCAGAGAG GACCGGGGCCATCCACATAGGGGACCGGGTCTTGGCCATTAATGGGGTCAGCCTGAAAGGAAAACCTCTGAGTGAAGCCATCCATCTCCTCCAGATGGCCGGGGAGTCCGTTACTCTCAAGATCAAGAAACAAGCTGATC AGTCTGACGGCCAGCAGCCTGCGGACAGAGAAGCTGGCTTTCTAAGTGACACCGAGGATGAACTGACAGATTTCCACAAGACCAGTAAACACTCTGAGGTGTATTCCACCACTGTTCCCAGCGTCGACTCCGCCATGAGCTCCTGGGATAGCTCAGCGTTTGACGCGGGCTACAGCAGCCAAG GTGCATATCTTCACAAAGCATCGGATATATTGATCAATCCGAACGATTGGCGACGTGCAAAGCCCAGGAGCGAAAGCAGCTCCAGTGCAGGGGGGCTGATTCATCACACAACGCTGTATGATGGAAGATTCACTGAGGATGAGTGGGATAAGATACCCGG ATTCATCAGCCCCCCTCGTTGCAACGGCACGCTGAACCAGGAGGACAGCTTCTGGTCCCAGGCTCTGCAAGACCTTGAGACCTGTGGCCAAGCAGAGATTCTCAGGGAGCTGGAG GCATCAATGACCGGCAGCGCTCTGAGTTTATATCTAGAGGAGACTAAGACCAATGAAGACTCCATGTTTGAGTCTGAAATCAGTCCCATTAAGAGCGAGGGAATCCACGGCAACGCCAAGACCAAAAGCAACCTGAACGTGTTGGCTGAAGCCAGACACATACCATCCTGTGGAAAAGGGGATCTCTCTGATGTTTTCTCCCCCACCACCTTGGAGTTGCACAAG GTGACCATAAAGAAGGACCTTGAGAGCCGAGACTTTGGTTTCAGCGTATCCGACGGGCTGCTGGAAAAAGGGGTTTATGTCAACATGATCCGCCCGGACGGCCCCGCTGACCACGCAGGGTTAAAACCTTTCGACCGCATTCTTCAG GTGAATCGGGTCCGGACCAGGGACTTggactgttgtctaactgtgcCCCTAATTATAGAGGCAGGAGACGCTCTGGACTTGGTCATTAGCAGGAATCCGCTGGCGGCGCTGGACCCTGGGCTGCCCGCTGACCGTGATGACCCCTCCAATTCCCAGTTTTGTTTTCCAGAGCGCAGAACCAACAGCATCGCCCTGTGA
- the grip2b gene encoding glutamate receptor-interacting protein 2 isoform X1 produces MLCGLRRDTKNSIDEGPYSKGNKEPGTTDQSHSSQRRSFSAEEHRGVTTVDLMKREGSNLGLTISGGSDKDGKPRVSNLRPGGLAARSDQLNVGDYIKSVNGINLSKLRHDEIISLLKNIGERVVLEVEYELPPFVQNPSGVITKTIEVCLLKEGNSFGFVMRGGFHEDWRRSRPLMVTYIRPGGPADREGTLRAGDRLLSIDGMPLNKEKHADALTTLMQSGQEALFLIEYDVSVMEAVQQASGPLLVEIVKSPSSSLGISLTTTVYRSKQVIIIDKIKPASVVERCGALHVGDILLSIDGTSTEHCSLMEATQLLASTTDTVKLEILPASQSRYPVRLHDTVKVQKSNHHWDQSSSYCQPPHASHSKTWSSPSHPHNQHDYCKSLVSGGFSPSSTATSGFSSQGSNTLPCPGPPIAPSSPRCSTGKRRTRKKDHKSSLSLASSSVGPGGQVFHVETSEVVLRGDPLTGFGVQLQGGVFATETLSAPPVIRFIEPDSPAERCGLLQVGDRLLSINGIPTEDGTLEEAHQLLRDSALSNKVTVEIEFDVAESVVPSSGTFHVKLPKRRGVELGITISASKKPGQPLVISDIRKGSIAHRTGTLEPGDRLLAIDSVRLENCTMEDAMHVLQQAEDMVKLRIQKDEDNIDELEMSGSIIYTVELKRYNGPLGITISGTEEPFDPIVISGLTKKGLAERTGAIHIGDRVLAINGVSLKGKPLSEAIHLLQMAGESVTLKIKKQADQSDGQQPADREAGFLSDTEDELTDFHKTSKHSEVYSTTVPSVDSAMSSWDSSAFDAGYSSQGAYLHKASDILINPNDWRRAKPRSESSSSAGGLIHHTTLYDGRFTEDEWDKIPGFISPPRCNGTLNQEDSFWSQALQDLETCGQAEILRELEASMTGSALSLYLEETKTNEDSMFESEISPIKSEGIHGNAKTKSNLNVLAEARHIPSCGKGDLSDVFSPTTLELHKVTIKKDLESRDFGFSVSDGLLEKGVYVNMIRPDGPADHAGLKPFDRILQVNRVRTRDLDCCLTVPLIIEAGDALDLVISRNPLAALDPGLPADRDDPSNSQFCFPERRTNSIAL; encoded by the exons ATGCTGTGTGGTCTGAGGAGAGACACCAAGAACAGCATTG ATGAAGGACCGTACTCAAAAGGGAACAAGGAGCCTGGGACAACTGACCAATCACATTCATCCCAGAGGCGCAGCTTCTCAG CAGAGGAGCACCGAGGAGTGACCACGGTTGACCTGATGAAAAGAGAAGGCAGCAACCTCGGCCTCACCATCTCCGGAGGGTCCGACAAGGACGGCAAGCCCAGGGTGTCAAACCTGCGGCCAGGTGGGCTAGCTGCCAG AAGTGACCAGCTGAATGTGGGAGACTACATCAAGTCAGTGAACGGCATCAATTTGTCAAAGCTTCGTCATGATGAGATCATCAGCCTGCTGAAGAACATCGGGGAGCGCGTGGTGCTGGAAGTGGAGTACGAGCTGCCTCCGTTCG TCCAGAATCCTTCAGGAGTCATAACCAAAACCATAGAGGTGTGTTTGCTCAAGGAGGGGAACAGCTTTGGGTTCGTCATGAGAG GAGGCTTCCACGAGGACTGGCGCAGGTCGCGACCCCTGATGGTCACGTACATCCGACCTGGAGGACCTGCTGACAG GGAGGGCACTTTGAGGGCCGGGGACCGGCTGTTGAGCATCGATGGGATGCCTCTAAACAAAGAGAAGCACGCCGATGCTTTGACCACGCTGATGCAGAGCGGCCAGGAAGCACTGTTCCTGATTGAGTATGACGTTTCCGTCATGG AGGCAGTGCAGCAAGCCTCAGgccctctgctggtggagaTCGTGAAGAGTCCGTCCTCCAGCCTGGGGATCAGCCTCACCACCACCGTGTACCGGAGCAAACAGGTCATCATCATCGACAAGATCAAACCGGCCAGCGTGGTGGAGAG GTGTGGGGCTCTGCACGTGGGGGACATCCTTCTGTCCATAGACGGGACCAGCACAGAGCACTGCTCGCTGATGGAGGCCACGCAGCTGCTGGCCAGCACCACAGACACAGTCAAACTGGAGATTCTCCCGGCCAGTCAGAGCAGATATCCTGTCAGGCTGCACGACACAG TAAAAGTACAGAAGAGCAACCATCACTGGGACCAGAGCAGCAGCTACTGCCAGCCCCCACATGCCAGCCACAGCAAGACGTGGAGCAGCCCCAGCCACCCACACAACCAGCACGACTACTGCAAGT CCCTGGTGAGCGGCGGCTTCTCCCCTTCCTCCACAGCCACCTCAGGTTTCAGCAGCCAGGGGAGCAACACGCTGCCCTGCCCCGGCCCCCCCATCGCTCCCAGCAGCCCCCGCTGCTCCACTGGCAAGAGGAGGACCAGGAAGAAGGACCACAAGAGCTCAC TGTCTCTGGCGTCCAGCTCTGTCGGCCCTGGGGGGCAGGTTTTTCATGTGGAAACAAGCGAGGTCGTCCTGAGGGGGGATCCGCTCACAGGTTTTGGGGTCCAGCTGCAGGGGGGGGTCTTTGCCACGGAAACGCTGTCCGCTCCGCCGGTCATCCGCTTCATCGAGCCCGACAGCCCCGCTGAGAG GTGTGGGCTGCTGCAGGTTGGAGACAGACTTTTGTCCATCAATGGGATCCCGACTGAAGATGGAACTTTGGAGGAAGCCCATCAGCTGCTCCGAGACTCCGCTCTCTCCAATAAAGTCACTGTGGAGATTGAGTTTGATGTTGCAG AGTCCGTGGTTCCCAGCAGTGGAACCTTCCACGTTAAACTACCTAAGAGAAGAGGAGTGGAGCTGGGCATCACCATCAGTG CAAGTAAGAAACCTGGCCAGCCCCTTGTCATCTCTGACATCAGGAAAGGAAGCATAGCACATAG AACAGGCACTCTGGAGCCCGGAGACAGGCTGCTGGCCATCGACAGCGTACGTCTGGAAAACTGCACCATGGAGGACGCCATGCACGTCCTGCAGCAGGCCGAAGACATGGTCAAACTCAGAATCCAGAAAGATGAGGACAACATTG ATGAGTTGGAGATGTCGGGCTCCATAATTTATACCGTGGAGCTGAAGAGGTATAATGGGCCTTTAGGAATCACCATCTCTGGCACAGAGGAGCCCTTTGACCCCATTGTCATATCAGGCCTCACCAAAAAGGGCCTCGCAGAGAG GACCGGGGCCATCCACATAGGGGACCGGGTCTTGGCCATTAATGGGGTCAGCCTGAAAGGAAAACCTCTGAGTGAAGCCATCCATCTCCTCCAGATGGCCGGGGAGTCCGTTACTCTCAAGATCAAGAAACAAGCTGATC AGTCTGACGGCCAGCAGCCTGCGGACAGAGAAGCTGGCTTTCTAAGTGACACCGAGGATGAACTGACAGATTTCCACAAGACCAGTAAACACTCTGAGGTGTATTCCACCACTGTTCCCAGCGTCGACTCCGCCATGAGCTCCTGGGATAGCTCAGCGTTTGACGCGGGCTACAGCAGCCAAG GTGCATATCTTCACAAAGCATCGGATATATTGATCAATCCGAACGATTGGCGACGTGCAAAGCCCAGGAGCGAAAGCAGCTCCAGTGCAGGGGGGCTGATTCATCACACAACGCTGTATGATGGAAGATTCACTGAGGATGAGTGGGATAAGATACCCGG ATTCATCAGCCCCCCTCGTTGCAACGGCACGCTGAACCAGGAGGACAGCTTCTGGTCCCAGGCTCTGCAAGACCTTGAGACCTGTGGCCAAGCAGAGATTCTCAGGGAGCTGGAG GCATCAATGACCGGCAGCGCTCTGAGTTTATATCTAGAGGAGACTAAGACCAATGAAGACTCCATGTTTGAGTCTGAAATCAGTCCCATTAAGAGCGAGGGAATCCACGGCAACGCCAAGACCAAAAGCAACCTGAACGTGTTGGCTGAAGCCAGACACATACCATCCTGTGGAAAAGGGGATCTCTCTGATGTTTTCTCCCCCACCACCTTGGAGTTGCACAAG GTGACCATAAAGAAGGACCTTGAGAGCCGAGACTTTGGTTTCAGCGTATCCGACGGGCTGCTGGAAAAAGGGGTTTATGTCAACATGATCCGCCCGGACGGCCCCGCTGACCACGCAGGGTTAAAACCTTTCGACCGCATTCTTCAG GTGAATCGGGTCCGGACCAGGGACTTggactgttgtctaactgtgcCCCTAATTATAGAGGCAGGAGACGCTCTGGACTTGGTCATTAGCAGGAATCCGCTGGCGGCGCTGGACCCTGGGCTGCCCGCTGACCGTGATGACCCCTCCAATTCCCAGTTTTGTTTTCCAGAGCGCAGAACCAACAGCATCGCCCTGTGA
- the grip2b gene encoding glutamate receptor-interacting protein 2 isoform X2, whose product MLCGLRRDTKNSIDEGPYSKGNKEPGTTDQSHSSQRRSFSEEHRGVTTVDLMKREGSNLGLTISGGSDKDGKPRVSNLRPGGLAARSDQLNVGDYIKSVNGINLSKLRHDEIISLLKNIGERVVLEVEYELPPFVQNPSGVITKTIEVCLLKEGNSFGFVMRGGFHEDWRRSRPLMVTYIRPGGPADREGTLRAGDRLLSIDGMPLNKEKHADALTTLMQSGQEALFLIEYDVSVMEAVQQASGPLLVEIVKSPSSSLGISLTTTVYRSKQVIIIDKIKPASVVERCGALHVGDILLSIDGTSTEHCSLMEATQLLASTTDTVKLEILPASQSRYPVRLHDTVKVQKSNHHWDQSSSYCQPPHASHSKTWSSPSHPHNQHDYCKSLVSGGFSPSSTATSGFSSQGSNTLPCPGPPIAPSSPRCSTGKRRTRKKDHKSSLSLASSSVGPGGQVFHVETSEVVLRGDPLTGFGVQLQGGVFATETLSAPPVIRFIEPDSPAERCGLLQVGDRLLSINGIPTEDGTLEEAHQLLRDSALSNKVTVEIEFDVAESVVPSSGTFHVKLPKRRGVELGITISASKKPGQPLVISDIRKGSIAHRTGTLEPGDRLLAIDSVRLENCTMEDAMHVLQQAEDMVKLRIQKDEDNIDELEMSGSIIYTVELKRYNGPLGITISGTEEPFDPIVISGLTKKGLAERTGAIHIGDRVLAINGVSLKGKPLSEAIHLLQMAGESVTLKIKKQADQSDGQQPADREAGFLSDTEDELTDFHKTSKHSEVYSTTVPSVDSAMSSWDSSAFDAGYSSQGAYLHKASDILINPNDWRRAKPRSESSSSAGGLIHHTTLYDGRFTEDEWDKIPGFISPPRCNGTLNQEDSFWSQALQDLETCGQAEILRELEASMTGSALSLYLEETKTNEDSMFESEISPIKSEGIHGNAKTKSNLNVLAEARHIPSCGKGDLSDVFSPTTLELHKVTIKKDLESRDFGFSVSDGLLEKGVYVNMIRPDGPADHAGLKPFDRILQVNRVRTRDLDCCLTVPLIIEAGDALDLVISRNPLAALDPGLPADRDDPSNSQFCFPERRTNSIAL is encoded by the exons ATGCTGTGTGGTCTGAGGAGAGACACCAAGAACAGCATTG ATGAAGGACCGTACTCAAAAGGGAACAAGGAGCCTGGGACAACTGACCAATCACATTCATCCCAGAGGCGCAGCTTCTCAG AGGAGCACCGAGGAGTGACCACGGTTGACCTGATGAAAAGAGAAGGCAGCAACCTCGGCCTCACCATCTCCGGAGGGTCCGACAAGGACGGCAAGCCCAGGGTGTCAAACCTGCGGCCAGGTGGGCTAGCTGCCAG AAGTGACCAGCTGAATGTGGGAGACTACATCAAGTCAGTGAACGGCATCAATTTGTCAAAGCTTCGTCATGATGAGATCATCAGCCTGCTGAAGAACATCGGGGAGCGCGTGGTGCTGGAAGTGGAGTACGAGCTGCCTCCGTTCG TCCAGAATCCTTCAGGAGTCATAACCAAAACCATAGAGGTGTGTTTGCTCAAGGAGGGGAACAGCTTTGGGTTCGTCATGAGAG GAGGCTTCCACGAGGACTGGCGCAGGTCGCGACCCCTGATGGTCACGTACATCCGACCTGGAGGACCTGCTGACAG GGAGGGCACTTTGAGGGCCGGGGACCGGCTGTTGAGCATCGATGGGATGCCTCTAAACAAAGAGAAGCACGCCGATGCTTTGACCACGCTGATGCAGAGCGGCCAGGAAGCACTGTTCCTGATTGAGTATGACGTTTCCGTCATGG AGGCAGTGCAGCAAGCCTCAGgccctctgctggtggagaTCGTGAAGAGTCCGTCCTCCAGCCTGGGGATCAGCCTCACCACCACCGTGTACCGGAGCAAACAGGTCATCATCATCGACAAGATCAAACCGGCCAGCGTGGTGGAGAG GTGTGGGGCTCTGCACGTGGGGGACATCCTTCTGTCCATAGACGGGACCAGCACAGAGCACTGCTCGCTGATGGAGGCCACGCAGCTGCTGGCCAGCACCACAGACACAGTCAAACTGGAGATTCTCCCGGCCAGTCAGAGCAGATATCCTGTCAGGCTGCACGACACAG TAAAAGTACAGAAGAGCAACCATCACTGGGACCAGAGCAGCAGCTACTGCCAGCCCCCACATGCCAGCCACAGCAAGACGTGGAGCAGCCCCAGCCACCCACACAACCAGCACGACTACTGCAAGT CCCTGGTGAGCGGCGGCTTCTCCCCTTCCTCCACAGCCACCTCAGGTTTCAGCAGCCAGGGGAGCAACACGCTGCCCTGCCCCGGCCCCCCCATCGCTCCCAGCAGCCCCCGCTGCTCCACTGGCAAGAGGAGGACCAGGAAGAAGGACCACAAGAGCTCAC TGTCTCTGGCGTCCAGCTCTGTCGGCCCTGGGGGGCAGGTTTTTCATGTGGAAACAAGCGAGGTCGTCCTGAGGGGGGATCCGCTCACAGGTTTTGGGGTCCAGCTGCAGGGGGGGGTCTTTGCCACGGAAACGCTGTCCGCTCCGCCGGTCATCCGCTTCATCGAGCCCGACAGCCCCGCTGAGAG GTGTGGGCTGCTGCAGGTTGGAGACAGACTTTTGTCCATCAATGGGATCCCGACTGAAGATGGAACTTTGGAGGAAGCCCATCAGCTGCTCCGAGACTCCGCTCTCTCCAATAAAGTCACTGTGGAGATTGAGTTTGATGTTGCAG AGTCCGTGGTTCCCAGCAGTGGAACCTTCCACGTTAAACTACCTAAGAGAAGAGGAGTGGAGCTGGGCATCACCATCAGTG CAAGTAAGAAACCTGGCCAGCCCCTTGTCATCTCTGACATCAGGAAAGGAAGCATAGCACATAG AACAGGCACTCTGGAGCCCGGAGACAGGCTGCTGGCCATCGACAGCGTACGTCTGGAAAACTGCACCATGGAGGACGCCATGCACGTCCTGCAGCAGGCCGAAGACATGGTCAAACTCAGAATCCAGAAAGATGAGGACAACATTG ATGAGTTGGAGATGTCGGGCTCCATAATTTATACCGTGGAGCTGAAGAGGTATAATGGGCCTTTAGGAATCACCATCTCTGGCACAGAGGAGCCCTTTGACCCCATTGTCATATCAGGCCTCACCAAAAAGGGCCTCGCAGAGAG GACCGGGGCCATCCACATAGGGGACCGGGTCTTGGCCATTAATGGGGTCAGCCTGAAAGGAAAACCTCTGAGTGAAGCCATCCATCTCCTCCAGATGGCCGGGGAGTCCGTTACTCTCAAGATCAAGAAACAAGCTGATC AGTCTGACGGCCAGCAGCCTGCGGACAGAGAAGCTGGCTTTCTAAGTGACACCGAGGATGAACTGACAGATTTCCACAAGACCAGTAAACACTCTGAGGTGTATTCCACCACTGTTCCCAGCGTCGACTCCGCCATGAGCTCCTGGGATAGCTCAGCGTTTGACGCGGGCTACAGCAGCCAAG GTGCATATCTTCACAAAGCATCGGATATATTGATCAATCCGAACGATTGGCGACGTGCAAAGCCCAGGAGCGAAAGCAGCTCCAGTGCAGGGGGGCTGATTCATCACACAACGCTGTATGATGGAAGATTCACTGAGGATGAGTGGGATAAGATACCCGG ATTCATCAGCCCCCCTCGTTGCAACGGCACGCTGAACCAGGAGGACAGCTTCTGGTCCCAGGCTCTGCAAGACCTTGAGACCTGTGGCCAAGCAGAGATTCTCAGGGAGCTGGAG GCATCAATGACCGGCAGCGCTCTGAGTTTATATCTAGAGGAGACTAAGACCAATGAAGACTCCATGTTTGAGTCTGAAATCAGTCCCATTAAGAGCGAGGGAATCCACGGCAACGCCAAGACCAAAAGCAACCTGAACGTGTTGGCTGAAGCCAGACACATACCATCCTGTGGAAAAGGGGATCTCTCTGATGTTTTCTCCCCCACCACCTTGGAGTTGCACAAG GTGACCATAAAGAAGGACCTTGAGAGCCGAGACTTTGGTTTCAGCGTATCCGACGGGCTGCTGGAAAAAGGGGTTTATGTCAACATGATCCGCCCGGACGGCCCCGCTGACCACGCAGGGTTAAAACCTTTCGACCGCATTCTTCAG GTGAATCGGGTCCGGACCAGGGACTTggactgttgtctaactgtgcCCCTAATTATAGAGGCAGGAGACGCTCTGGACTTGGTCATTAGCAGGAATCCGCTGGCGGCGCTGGACCCTGGGCTGCCCGCTGACCGTGATGACCCCTCCAATTCCCAGTTTTGTTTTCCAGAGCGCAGAACCAACAGCATCGCCCTGTGA